A single window of Armatimonadota bacterium DNA harbors:
- the pckA2 gene encoding phosphoenolpyruvate carboxykinase [ATP] 2 — protein MQNLGVNPSRYGLEMHGIKQARVALWNLGTAQLIEYSLSQQEGVLASGGALVVRTGLHTGRSPQDKFVVRDPNVEHKIWWGSVNQPFDPERFDALYKRVLAYLQDKRLFVQDCFVGADERYRIPIRVVTQYAWHNLFARQLFVRPDWTKTGEHKPEFVIVSAPGFHSDPEIDGTRSGVFIIVNFTRRIILIGGTEYAGEMKKSIFTIMNYLLPEQGVLSMHCAANMGPGGDVALFFGLSGTGKTSLSADPERRLIGDDEHGWSDDGIFNFEGGCYAKCIRLSKENEPQIWNAIRFGAVLENVAIDMQTRLLDFNDASLTENTRAAYPLSFVENAVIPSVAGHPRNVFFLTCDAFGVLPPVARLTEEQAMEQFLLGYTAKVAGTETGITQPQATFSTCFGAPFLPLQPKVYANLLGDRLHKHKAQVWLVNTGWTGGPYGVGHRISIPYTRAMVRAALRGDLDGVEYRTDPVFGLRVPKACPGVPTEILDPRQTWRDRAAYDEQARKLKAMWDEQMRKIEK, from the coding sequence ATGCAAAACCTGGGAGTGAACCCTAGCCGATACGGACTGGAGATGCATGGGATTAAGCAGGCAAGGGTGGCACTGTGGAATCTGGGGACCGCCCAGTTGATAGAGTATAGCTTAAGCCAGCAGGAGGGTGTGCTGGCGTCGGGAGGGGCGCTAGTGGTGCGCACCGGGTTGCATACCGGTCGGTCACCGCAAGACAAGTTCGTGGTTCGCGACCCCAATGTAGAACATAAAATCTGGTGGGGTTCGGTGAACCAGCCGTTTGATCCCGAGAGGTTTGACGCGCTTTACAAACGAGTGCTGGCATACCTGCAGGACAAGCGCTTGTTCGTGCAGGACTGCTTCGTGGGGGCGGACGAGCGCTATCGCATCCCGATTCGTGTGGTAACGCAGTACGCCTGGCATAACCTGTTCGCCCGCCAGCTGTTTGTTCGTCCTGACTGGACAAAGACAGGCGAGCATAAGCCAGAATTTGTTATCGTCTCCGCGCCCGGCTTCCATTCTGACCCAGAAATCGATGGCACGCGGTCAGGGGTGTTCATTATTGTCAACTTCACCAGACGCATCATTCTCATCGGGGGCACCGAGTATGCCGGTGAGATGAAGAAGTCCATCTTCACCATTATGAACTACCTGTTGCCCGAGCAGGGTGTACTGTCTATGCACTGCGCCGCAAACATGGGACCGGGGGGCGATGTGGCGCTGTTTTTCGGGTTAAGCGGCACCGGCAAGACCTCCCTTTCCGCCGACCCGGAACGGCGGCTTATCGGTGACGACGAACACGGCTGGAGTGATGATGGTATCTTCAACTTTGAGGGCGGTTGCTATGCCAAGTGCATCCGCCTCTCGAAAGAAAACGAGCCACAGATCTGGAACGCCATCCGCTTTGGCGCGGTGCTGGAGAACGTAGCCATTGATATGCAGACACGCTTGCTGGACTTTAACGACGCCAGCCTCACCGAGAACACCCGCGCGGCGTACCCGCTGAGCTTCGTTGAAAACGCGGTCATCCCCAGCGTGGCGGGGCATCCCAGGAACGTGTTCTTTCTCACCTGCGATGCCTTTGGTGTGTTGCCGCCTGTTGCCCGCCTCACCGAAGAGCAGGCGATGGAGCAGTTCTTGCTGGGCTATACGGCAAAGGTGGCAGGTACAGAGACCGGTATTACCCAACCGCAGGCAACCTTCAGCACCTGTTTTGGGGCACCGTTCCTGCCACTGCAGCCGAAAGTATACGCCAACCTGCTGGGCGACCGTCTGCACAAGCACAAAGCGCAGGTATGGCTGGTGAATACCGGCTGGACAGGCGGTCCGTATGGCGTTGGACACCGAATCAGTATCCCTTACACGCGGGCGATGGTGCGTGCTGCGCTTAGAGGCGACCTCGACGGGGTGGAGTACCGAACAGATCCGGTTTTTGGCTTGCGCGTCCCGAAGGCGTGCCCGGGGGTCCCAACGGAGATTCTGGACCCGCGCCAGACCTGGCGGGATAGAGCGGCGTACGACGAACAAGCCCGCAAGCTGAAAGCCATGTGGGACGAGCAGATGAGGAAGATTGAGAAGTAA
- the prmA gene encoding ribosomal protein L11 methyltransferase, with the protein MKWIELQIVAHPYSHEAIAELCQQAGAQGVQLEADRVITSLPVTDELDECKQWLTTQLSRLSEWGLPSVQHIEERVRDESEWADAWKQFFHVLRVGERIVIKPSWEAYETQEDDVVIELDPGMAFGTGQHETTQLCLEFLEKLIQPGMKVADIGTGSGILAIAAAKLGAASVWAGDNDPVAVLTAQRNVAQNGVQRVVSVHLTEGCEGSPGCDLLVANITAEVILQLLPDFVRCIRRGGWLVVSGIVQERCERIRETLSQPPWQNMQHRGRGEWCAVAVRRG; encoded by the coding sequence ATGAAATGGATCGAGTTGCAGATAGTAGCTCATCCTTACTCGCATGAGGCGATAGCGGAACTCTGCCAACAGGCGGGGGCGCAAGGCGTCCAGCTGGAGGCGGACAGGGTGATTACCAGCCTGCCCGTCACCGACGAACTGGACGAGTGCAAACAATGGCTCACAACACAGCTGTCGCGCCTGTCAGAGTGGGGTCTTCCGTCCGTGCAGCACATCGAAGAGCGGGTACGAGATGAATCCGAATGGGCGGATGCATGGAAGCAGTTCTTCCACGTGCTGCGGGTGGGCGAGCGCATAGTCATTAAACCTTCATGGGAAGCATATGAGACACAAGAAGACGATGTGGTGATTGAGCTGGACCCAGGTATGGCTTTTGGCACCGGACAGCATGAAACCACTCAATTGTGTTTAGAGTTTTTGGAGAAACTTATACAGCCTGGTATGAAAGTGGCAGATATAGGTACGGGTTCGGGTATACTGGCAATTGCAGCAGCCAAGCTGGGAGCCGCGTCCGTCTGGGCTGGCGACAACGACCCTGTGGCGGTATTGACGGCTCAGCGCAATGTGGCTCAAAACGGTGTGCAAAGGGTGGTGTCGGTACATCTGACAGAGGGCTGTGAGGGCTCGCCGGGGTGCGACCTGCTAGTTGCCAACATCACGGCAGAGGTTATCCTGCAATTGCTGCCCGACTTTGTGCGTTGTATCCGTCGTGGGGGATGGCTGGTAGTGAGTGGCATCGTGCAGGAGCGATGCGAGCGCATTCGCGAGACTTTGTCGCAACCTCCCTGGCAAAATATGCAACATCGCGGGCGTGGGGAGTGGTGCGCAGTCGCTGTACGGAGAGGTTAG
- a CDS encoding NrdH-redoxin, producing the protein MNNQPRVIVFSTPNCPYCNMAKRYLRERGIRFRDVDVSRDPAAARDMVRRSGQQGVPVIDINGKIVVGFDRAKINQLLGLK; encoded by the coding sequence ATGAACAACCAGCCGCGAGTGATTGTGTTCTCGACGCCGAACTGTCCGTACTGCAATATGGCAAAACGCTATCTGCGCGAGCGGGGCATTCGCTTTCGCGATGTGGATGTGAGTCGTGACCCCGCCGCCGCGCGCGATATGGTACGTCGGTCAGGACAACAGGGCGTGCCTGTCATCGATATCAATGGCAAAATCGTGGTCGGCTTCGACCGCGCTAAAATCAACCAGCTGCTAGGACTGAAATAA
- a CDS encoding ribosomal RNA small subunit methyltransferase E, with product MSRHRFFVAPEQFSDGIVRIGGEDARQIRVVLRLQPGDEIGVLDGSGREYHCVLESVRKDETVARVGNWVDLDVEPRVHITVVQSLAKGEKVEQVIQHGTEIGVSRFLLVHTERSVMRLSAERARSRMERWRRIAKEAAEQARRAKVPALDGVLSLRQALEQVADASILVLHPGDATLSLAEWLESGSLAAGVAVVVGPEGGLTDEEVVLCQEHGATTVSLMPRILRTETAALVAVSQILLMTEQRQRLLAQAEACSYIENRAG from the coding sequence GTGTCCAGGCATCGTTTCTTTGTAGCGCCGGAGCAATTTTCGGACGGCATCGTGCGCATTGGGGGAGAAGACGCTCGCCAGATTCGTGTGGTACTCCGATTGCAACCCGGCGATGAAATCGGCGTACTGGATGGCTCGGGCAGGGAGTATCACTGTGTGCTGGAGTCGGTGCGAAAAGATGAAACGGTCGCGCGCGTAGGGAACTGGGTAGATCTGGATGTGGAACCAAGGGTGCATATTACGGTCGTGCAGTCGCTGGCGAAGGGCGAGAAGGTAGAGCAGGTAATTCAACACGGAACGGAGATCGGCGTCTCACGTTTTCTGCTGGTACACACCGAGCGGAGTGTGATGAGGTTGAGCGCGGAGCGCGCAAGGTCGCGGATGGAACGCTGGCGGAGAATCGCCAAAGAAGCTGCGGAACAGGCTCGTCGGGCGAAGGTTCCTGCATTGGACGGCGTTTTGTCTCTTCGACAGGCACTGGAACAAGTGGCTGACGCGAGTATTCTGGTGTTACACCCTGGTGATGCGACGTTGTCGCTTGCGGAATGGCTGGAAAGTGGTTCTCTGGCTGCGGGGGTTGCAGTCGTTGTGGGACCGGAAGGAGGGTTGACGGACGAAGAGGTAGTACTGTGTCAGGAACACGGGGCGACAACAGTTTCCTTGATGCCTCGTATCCTGCGCACGGAGACGGCGGCGTTGGTAGCGGTCAGTCAGATATTGCTGATGACGGAGCAGAGGCAAAGGCTTCTTGCGCAGGCTGAAGCCTGCAGTTATATCGAAAATCGGGCTGGATAG
- a CDS encoding hypothetical protein (possible pseudo, frameshifted) codes for MQLSRRECLHLVLLAGAGMITGCQPILRRAMAPPPLVTGLPAREGLPADVRWLNRITFGVALTELDRLAELGKVAYLEQQLHPNEMGEQWLVRLRLRGFEIFQAAPAELGDLPVPEVLRQLQQHAILRAVYSRYQLYERMVDFWRDHFNVYAHKGLCAYYLPQYERDVLRKHALGKFSDLLKATARSPAMLLYLDNYRNRRGVPNENYARELMELHTLGVHGGYTQKDVQEVARCFTGWTVEERFLHPRGTFRFDLSQHDDGEKQVLVQHLPAGGGIEDGERVLEMLALHPSTAKHLCRKLCMHFMGHTPETIVHRLSGVYLSTGGDISEGTA; via the coding sequence GTGCAACTTAGCCGCAGAGAGTGCCTGCACCTTGTGCTGCTGGCAGGTGCGGGGATGATAACCGGTTGTCAGCCGATTCTGCGTCGGGCGATGGCTCCACCTCCTCTGGTGACGGGGCTGCCTGCGCGCGAGGGGCTACCCGCCGACGTGCGGTGGCTCAATCGGATCACTTTTGGTGTCGCGTTGACCGAGCTGGACCGGCTGGCGGAGCTGGGCAAAGTCGCCTATCTCGAACAGCAATTGCACCCCAACGAGATGGGCGAGCAGTGGCTGGTGCGGCTGCGCTTGCGTGGTTTCGAGATATTTCAGGCTGCGCCAGCCGAGCTGGGTGACCTGCCCGTGCCTGAAGTGTTGCGCCAGCTACAGCAACACGCCATCCTGCGCGCGGTGTACAGCCGCTACCAGCTGTACGAGCGCATGGTAGACTTCTGGCGTGACCATTTCAACGTTTATGCCCACAAAGGACTATGCGCTTACTATCTGCCCCAGTATGAGCGCGATGTGTTGCGTAAGCATGCGCTGGGCAAATTCTCAGACCTACTGAAGGCGACCGCTCGCAGTCCTGCTATGCTTCTCTACCTGGACAATTACCGCAACCGTCGCGGCGTACCTAATGAAAACTATGCTCGCGAGCTGATGGAACTGCATACGCTGGGCGTACATGGGGGCTATACCCAGAAGGACGTACAGGAGGTTGCTCGCTGCTTCACTGGCTGGACGGTGGAGGAACGCTTCCTACACCCGCGCGGCACGTTCCGCTTTGACCTCTCCCAGCATGACGACGGCGAGAAGCAGGTGTTGGTACAACATCTCCCCGCTGGAGGTGGCATAGAAGACGGCGAGCGCGTGCTGGAGATGCTGGCGCTGCATCCATCTACCGCAAAGCACCTGTGCCGGAAGCTGTGTATGCACTTCATGGGACACACGCCTGAAACCATCGTGCATCGCCTGAGCGGGGTGTACCTGAGCACCGGCGGCGACATCAGCGAGGGTACTGCGTGA
- a CDS encoding ABC transporter ATP-binding protein yields MALVETHHLTKKYGNLVAVNNLNLRLEEGDILGFIGPNGAGKTTTIRILATLLEPTSGTATIAGHDVVKEPEAVRRVIGYMPDFFGVYDDVKVWEYLDFFACAYRVPRSERGKLIDDVLALTDLSHKKNDYVEALSRGMKQRLCLAKTLLHNPQVLLLDEPASGLDPRARIEIKELLKELRNMGKTILISSHILPELADICNKIAIIERGELLISGEINTIMRQLTGSHVLEIRVAEDTDSAVQVLQSQLEDIRDVQVEDGVIRAHYVGPPGEHYRVVWALAEKRIKVLSFAEQPTDLEDIFMRVTQGAVQ; encoded by the coding sequence GTGGCGCTGGTTGAAACCCATCATTTGACCAAAAAGTACGGCAACCTGGTGGCTGTGAACAATCTGAACCTGCGTTTAGAAGAGGGCGACATCCTGGGTTTTATTGGACCCAACGGCGCAGGCAAGACCACGACCATTCGGATACTCGCTACCTTGCTGGAGCCGACGAGCGGCACGGCAACCATCGCAGGACATGACGTGGTCAAGGAACCGGAGGCTGTCAGGCGGGTTATCGGCTATATGCCCGACTTTTTTGGTGTATACGACGATGTGAAGGTGTGGGAGTATCTGGATTTTTTTGCGTGCGCCTATCGCGTGCCCCGCTCCGAGCGGGGGAAGCTGATAGACGATGTGCTTGCGCTCACCGACCTATCGCATAAGAAAAATGACTACGTCGAGGCGCTGTCGCGCGGGATGAAGCAGAGGCTGTGCCTTGCCAAAACGCTGCTGCACAATCCGCAGGTGTTGTTGCTGGACGAACCCGCTTCAGGTTTGGACCCCCGTGCTCGTATCGAGATTAAAGAGCTGTTGAAAGAGCTGCGTAATATGGGCAAAACCATCCTGATTTCCTCGCATATCCTGCCAGAGCTGGCGGACATCTGCAACAAGATTGCCATCATCGAGCGCGGCGAGCTGCTCATCAGCGGCGAGATTAACACCATCATGCGCCAGCTGACCGGCTCGCATGTGCTGGAGATAAGGGTCGCCGAGGACACCGACTCTGCTGTACAGGTGTTGCAAAGCCAGCTGGAGGACATTCGCGATGTGCAGGTAGAGGATGGAGTGATTCGGGCGCACTACGTGGGTCCTCCGGGCGAACATTATCGGGTAGTGTGGGCACTGGCAGAGAAGCGGATAAAGGTGCTTTCCTTCGCTGAGCAACCTACCGACCTGGAAGATATCTTTATGCGCGTCACACAGGGAGCGGTACAATAG
- a CDS encoding hypothetical protein (possible pseudo, frameshifted), producing the protein MIDDSRRIAEIASDEGITLCYEFHRDTLTDSAGSTKRLLESVNHPAMRTYWQPRAEQTVLRNLRDLRAVLPWLVNVHAFWWTARGERRPLREGWSDWRHFLDIVRLAGDDRWVLVEFVRGDSPEAFLEDARTLRQWLNDIF; encoded by the coding sequence GTGATTGATGACTCACGACGCATCGCTGAGATAGCTTCTGACGAAGGCATCACCCTTTGCTACGAGTTCCACCGTGACACGCTCACTGATAGCGCAGGCTCGACAAAACGGTTACTGGAATCGGTGAACCACCCTGCAATGCGCACCTACTGGCAACCACGAGCAGAGCAGACCGTTCTGCGTAACCTGCGCGACCTGCGCGCTGTCCTGCCCTGGTTGGTGAACGTGCATGCCTTCTGGTGGACCGCCAGAGGCGAAAGACGTCCCCTGCGAGAGGGGTGGAGCGATTGGAGACACTTCCTTGATATTGTGCGTCTAGCGGGAGATGACCGCTGGGTGCTGGTGGAGTTCGTACGCGGCGACTCGCCAGAGGCGTTTCTGGAGGATGCACGCACCCTACGACAGTGGCTTAACGACATCTTTTAG
- the groS gene encoding 10 kDa chaperonin has protein sequence MPETAVKVQIKPLADRIVVKPMEAEEVTSGGIVLPDTAKEKPQKGEVVAVGPGKMLDNGKVVEMEVKVGDVIFYSKYGGTEIKINGEEYVILRQDDVLAVLEK, from the coding sequence ATGCCTGAGACCGCAGTTAAGGTACAGATCAAACCGCTTGCAGATCGCATCGTGGTTAAGCCGATGGAAGCTGAAGAGGTAACCAGTGGAGGCATCGTGTTGCCCGATACTGCCAAAGAGAAGCCCCAGAAGGGGGAGGTTGTCGCCGTCGGTCCCGGCAAGATGCTGGACAACGGCAAAGTAGTAGAGATGGAAGTCAAAGTGGGTGACGTTATCTTCTACTCCAAGTACGGTGGCACCGAAATCAAAATCAACGGCGAGGAGTACGTCATCTTGCGCCAGGACGACGTGCTCGCAGTTCTGGAGAAATAA
- the trxB gene encoding thioredoxin reductase: MDFNIQFTPSIPEHEEVYDVAIIGGGPAGTTAAIYTARANLKTLVIDKGIANGALGITSKIANYPGVPEEISGEELVRRIRQQAESFGAMFVQDRIQATDLLSEPKVLFGNNGTYTAKAVIIATGSMGRGNRVPGEDRLLGRGVSYCATCDAAFFRNAEVAVVGSSEEAVEEALFLTQFADRVHFLSPKKEIHADPELVQELTEHPKVIMHWGVTLREVLGEEKVEAIRYRTPIGTEETLSVAGVFIYLQGGHPITDFLGGQLPLSEGGCLMVDSEYRTAIPGVYAVGDVLCNHVKQAVVAAAEGAIAAMAVEKQLRGRKKLVVDWSK, translated from the coding sequence ATGGATTTCAACATCCAGTTCACCCCTTCTATTCCTGAACACGAGGAAGTGTACGACGTAGCGATTATCGGCGGTGGTCCGGCAGGCACCACCGCTGCTATTTACACCGCCCGTGCCAACCTGAAGACGCTGGTGATTGATAAGGGCATCGCTAACGGCGCGCTGGGCATCACCAGCAAAATCGCTAACTATCCGGGCGTTCCCGAAGAGATTAGTGGGGAAGAACTGGTTCGTCGGATACGCCAGCAGGCGGAATCGTTCGGCGCGATGTTCGTACAAGACCGTATTCAAGCCACCGACCTGCTCAGCGAACCCAAGGTGCTGTTCGGCAATAACGGCACCTACACCGCAAAGGCGGTGATTATCGCCACCGGTTCGATGGGACGTGGCAATCGTGTACCCGGCGAGGACCGCCTGCTGGGGCGTGGGGTATCGTACTGTGCCACCTGCGACGCCGCCTTTTTCCGCAATGCGGAGGTGGCTGTTGTGGGGAGCAGCGAGGAGGCAGTGGAAGAGGCGCTGTTCCTCACCCAGTTCGCCGACAGGGTACACTTCCTTTCGCCCAAAAAGGAGATACACGCCGACCCGGAACTGGTGCAGGAACTGACCGAGCACCCGAAGGTCATCATGCACTGGGGCGTGACCCTGCGTGAGGTGCTGGGCGAAGAGAAGGTAGAAGCCATTCGCTACCGCACCCCCATCGGCACAGAGGAGACACTGTCGGTAGCGGGTGTATTCATCTACCTGCAGGGGGGACACCCGATTACCGACTTTCTCGGCGGGCAGTTGCCTCTCAGTGAGGGCGGATGCCTGATGGTGGATTCGGAATACCGCACCGCCATCCCCGGCGTGTACGCGGTGGGCGATGTGTTGTGCAACCACGTAAAGCAGGCTGTTGTCGCCGCGGCGGAGGGAGCCATCGCCGCGATGGCGGTGGAAAAGCAGCTGCGGGGACGCAAGAAGCTGGTGGTAGACTGGTCCAAATAG
- a CDS encoding dehydrogenase, with protein sequence MSVIRIAIVGCGSVSRHYLNDLQTSKHAQVVAVCDVKEERARERAEQFNIPQVYTEVDDLLSRCEFDMLINLTSMQQHYPINLKALQAGKHVLCEKPFATTLDEGRTLIETARQHGVYLWGAPTVVTSPAFQCMAELLAHKAVGDVYVARAWYGHGGPSWGPWFYQKGGGCLFDLGVYNITTLTGLLGPAKSVTALMGTAIKERFVEGQHVKVEADDNTIVLMDHGNSVFSCVMTGFVYGPYHEERTIELVGTKGSISMLGWDWHPKGVEIWDTETGTWKLVCADQKGYNWNQGGSYLARCLATGEKPLMTAEHAFHVLEVMLAAQKSAETGQRVEVHSRFSAPWLDEIRAYETEQSI encoded by the coding sequence ATGTCCGTCATTCGGATAGCCATTGTCGGGTGTGGCAGCGTCAGTCGTCATTACCTGAACGACTTGCAAACCAGCAAACACGCACAGGTGGTTGCAGTATGTGATGTGAAGGAAGAACGTGCTCGTGAACGCGCTGAACAGTTCAACATCCCGCAGGTATATACCGAGGTAGACGACTTGCTCAGCCGTTGCGAGTTCGATATGCTGATCAATCTCACTTCCATGCAGCAGCATTACCCGATTAACCTGAAGGCGTTGCAAGCAGGCAAGCACGTGTTGTGTGAAAAACCGTTCGCTACCACGCTGGATGAAGGGCGCACGCTGATAGAAACCGCTAGACAGCACGGCGTTTACCTCTGGGGCGCGCCGACGGTGGTCACCAGCCCAGCGTTCCAGTGCATGGCAGAGCTGCTAGCGCATAAGGCGGTAGGCGACGTATATGTTGCCCGCGCATGGTACGGACATGGCGGACCCAGCTGGGGACCCTGGTTCTATCAGAAAGGCGGCGGATGCCTGTTTGACCTGGGCGTCTATAACATCACCACGCTCACCGGACTGCTCGGTCCCGCCAAAAGCGTCACCGCACTGATGGGAACTGCTATTAAAGAGCGGTTTGTGGAAGGACAGCATGTGAAGGTGGAAGCCGACGACAACACCATCGTGCTGATGGATCACGGCAACAGCGTCTTCTCCTGCGTGATGACCGGTTTCGTATACGGTCCCTACCACGAGGAGCGCACCATCGAACTGGTTGGCACGAAAGGGAGCATCAGCATGCTGGGCTGGGACTGGCATCCCAAAGGTGTGGAGATATGGGATACCGAAACCGGCACATGGAAATTGGTTTGCGCAGACCAGAAGGGCTACAACTGGAATCAGGGCGGTTCGTACCTCGCGCGGTGTCTTGCCACTGGTGAAAAGCCTTTGATGACTGCTGAGCACGCCTTCCACGTGCTGGAGGTAATGCTCGCTGCGCAGAAGTCGGCGGAAACGGGGCAGCGTGTGGAGGTGCACAGTCGGTTCTCTGCTCCCTGGCTGGATGAGATAAGGGCTTACGAAACCGAGCAGTCCATCTGA
- a CDS encoding hypothetical protein (possible pseudo, frameshifted), producing MLSEEFLQSPPAFKRPFDFMVSALRALYALTDGNRPLQEYLQKMGQPLYQWPLPDGYPHGEQAWKGTLLTRWNFAIALCANEIRGTQIDLPALVGKQPATDALLQTVFCLPSSSPALRPLRERLHGTLAQQAALMLASPQFQWRY from the coding sequence TTGCTTTCAGAGGAGTTTCTGCAGTCGCCGCCTGCTTTCAAGCGCCCGTTCGATTTCATGGTATCCGCCCTGCGCGCGCTGTATGCCCTGACCGACGGCAACCGCCCCCTGCAGGAGTATCTGCAAAAGATGGGGCAGCCACTCTACCAGTGGCCCTTGCCCGACGGTTATCCGCACGGCGAACAGGCATGGAAGGGAACCCTGCTAACGCGGTGGAACTTTGCTATCGCGCTGTGCGCCAACGAGATACGGGGTACGCAGATAGACTTGCCTGCTCTGGTAGGTAAGCAGCCCGCAACCGATGCGCTGTTGCAGACGGTCTTCTGCCTGCCGTCCAGCTCGCCTGCATTGCGCCCCTTGCGCGAGCGACTGCATGGCACGCTGGCACAGCAGGCGGCGTTGATGCTAGCGTCGCCGCAGTTCCAGTGGCGATACTGA
- a CDS encoding hypothetical protein (possible pseudo, frameshifted) — protein MLKAGVCSVTFRKLPVQEVIRLSAQAGLQGIEWGGDIHVPHGDLQTARQVARQTQEAGLMVSSYGSYYRVGHGDELPFEKVLATAKELGAPVVRVWAGKRGTKDATPRLLEAGD, from the coding sequence ATGCTCAAAGCAGGCGTATGTTCTGTCACCTTTCGAAAGTTACCTGTGCAGGAAGTGATCCGCCTGTCGGCACAGGCTGGTCTGCAGGGCATCGAGTGGGGAGGCGACATCCATGTGCCTCACGGCGACCTGCAAACAGCCCGCCAGGTCGCACGCCAAACGCAAGAGGCAGGGCTGATGGTCAGCTCCTACGGCTCCTACTACCGCGTGGGGCACGGAGACGAACTGCCTTTTGAGAAGGTGCTGGCAACCGCGAAAGAGCTGGGCGCGCCCGTTGTGCGCGTGTGGGCGGGCAAACGAGGCACAAAAGACGCTACCCCCCGACTACTGGAGGCAGGTGATTGA
- the groS gene encoding 10 kDa chaperonin has product MSNNTTPPIQPLGSRVLVQPVEEESRTAGGIFLPDTAKEKPQLGLVVAVGDDEEIKVKAGDKVIFPKYTGTEFRYNGVDYLIMEASDILAKLAEG; this is encoded by the coding sequence ATGAGCAACAACACTACACCGCCCATCCAGCCGCTTGGCTCGCGAGTACTGGTGCAGCCAGTGGAGGAAGAGTCTCGAACGGCGGGAGGCATCTTCCTGCCCGACACCGCCAAAGAGAAACCGCAGCTCGGTCTGGTGGTCGCAGTCGGCGACGACGAGGAAATCAAGGTGAAAGCGGGGGATAAGGTCATCTTCCCCAAATACACCGGCACCGAGTTTCGCTACAACGGCGTTGACTATCTGATTATGGAAGCAAGCGACATTCTGGCCAAACTCGCCGAAGGCTAA